ctctctcctttttcttttccaatTAAACAAAATTACTCTTAAGtacatttttaattgaaatattttgaatataaataattcGATTGAGAGGACGTGAGACACACAACAAGAAAAGAGCGAGTGGAGAAGGAGACAAGTTTTGTTTTGGGGGAATAAAAAAACAGAAAGCAGGGGGGAACAGAGAGAAGTTGGTCGCGAGGTTTAATTGAGGCAGTGGTCACGTAGTAAACAAACACAGGGCTCGAGGCATCCTCCCCTTTCTTCCTCGTAATCTGCGTCACCTACGCTGCCTCCCCCTACTCCTACTTCCCACTCtactctttctcttttcttcctttcactttcatttattcttaaaataattaatataaaaactatTCATATTACTCCGACTTTTATTTTGACTTTTTACaattaataaaaactattttaaaaaaagtgaagaaaacgTAAATAGGAACttgatcaatttaaaaaaaaaaaaaactcaattaaataattataattcaatatttaaaaaaattaatttaaacaagTGGATCAAAAAATGTTTTAACAGGGTAATGAAATGACTGATTCAGATTCCATTTGAATGAAGCGCCATTGAATAGAAAATATACACAACAATTATACGAAGCTACGAATACGAGAAGGATTGAGTTGGATTTAGAATGACGTGGAGGGACAATCGTCATGGTcggtgattaatttttttacttctaTTAATTATTCCATAAACAAATAGAAAAAAGCAATTAAGCAAAGGTAGAGGCCTGTACGCACGTGACAAAGAGAAATCTGAAATCACCACCTTTTTGttatttgtaattaaaaaataaaacaaataattaattaatgaaaggaGTAATTAATGGagggagaaaaataaaaagaaaaatagaaaaagaggGAGCACGGGGCTCAAGAGGATGAGGAAACGCCAAAGTTTAATAATACAAGGGGACAGCCCTACCTAAATTAACGGAGGTGGCGTGCTGTCTCCACCCCTCCGTACATTATTTGTGGGTCCCTCCCCTTTCTTTTTCCCGCTGCCTTTTcagcttattattattttctttcactctttttcatttaatttttttaaaaaatagtaatagTATTACTCCCTAATTCTCACGGTTtagtttcttaatttttattttaattaatgaattaaatggACTCGGtcttttttatcattaatttagtGAAAAATTACTTTATTACCCTCACctctaaatttaaattctaaaatatcCTAACCACCCGAAATAAGCCTAAAATCTCAATATTTACAAAAGTGTCGATTTCACCTCTTAGTATCCTTAGGGATTTATTCACAAAACAAATGGCAAAGGTATTTTGAAAACAGTGAAGGTAGGATTATAGCTGAACATAGAGATTTCTGTGATGATCCACTAGGGTTAGGGTTGAAAAGTGAGGCCTACAGAAAACACACAGCTTGTATTACCCTTTACTCAGCAATATGAGATTGATCAAGTATGGGCAATAATTAATGATGATAATGAAGTTTAGTTTAATTGAAAGACAGAAGAGGACACATGGGGATGGGAAGAtaaaaggaatttttttttgcaTAAAGCTTAATTATAAGTTGATAATCCCAAAAGTTGTTTCTAaatttggtatgtttcatacaGCTTATGCAATTGCCTTCATAAAAGACATAACACCCACTTGTTTCCATTTGTTAGGGGCCACTGTCTATTGAGGAAGAGTGTGGTCTCCCACTTACATCTTATCATAATCACaccaattttaatatttaattttgacaAATACTCTGAAAATGTTTAATTAGTTGGTgactcaaaatttaaatataaaaaataatgtaaagtTGTAATATAGAATTTTAGGTGTGAGATTGATTCATTTACCAACCAATTAAATTTGGTACACATTAATAATATTgacaattttataataattagatttatcgaatttattattattaagttaatatttaaatagtaaatatgttaaatagtaattttttttaattttataatattataaaatattgctGACgtttttttgttagaaaaaaaaaataaagaataaatacaAAAATAGCAACATCGTACAAAATAACGATTTAAAAGGCATTTATAGCTCCAAGGATAGGCTTTAAGGGTGTGTATGGCAGATTGAAAAAGAAAGGGCATTTTGTTCATTTCCCCCAACCACTGGATCTCACTCTACAAACAACTTGCAGAAATAAGCATTTTGAAtgtaatttatgaaaaatacaaaacatacacaagggaacattttttgttttattaattaGGACGGAGCCACTAATCGTCAAGATCATGTCCcctcaaatttttataaaaatttttaagagtatataaataatttttttaaaatataaataattattattattaaatttttacgtatttaaaaaatttattaattcattcttatttcaaaattatttaattaaattatcattatattttataattttaaattctttaattcatttattaaaaaatttttattacttaatttctcatcttctatattatttttcttaaaaaatttatttttaaaattttaaatttaagtcttcacttaattttttttaaattaaattcatcatttaatttatttttatattatttttattattaaataattttttttatttatttcacttaattattaatttatttatataattaaaagtataaaaaataatttttaatagattaaaatatttctttttaaaataagtaaattttaatagtaaactatacattaaaatattatattattttaataaatttttttataaatttacatattaTAATCATAgcgtaaaaaatatttttctctaataaatattaataaatattattaaaagtagactttataataataaattataaataattaatcgataatttatattaaaaaatatattttaataaataaaaaatatattagaataaccattatttaattataatagttatttactttttataaaaaattattttttaaatatatatttatgttatactcctttcattttatattttttatctactttattttttacatatattaaaaaatataatttattttattaactttttaattatcctgttttaaaaatataaaattttattaaatattaaaaaatattttaaatatttatttaaaaaataattaatattagattaatttaaaaataatataaaattaaataaaattataataatcaattatatattattataaaataataaataataattttaaaataataaaataaaaaatatttatttaaattgaattttgaacTGAATTTCAGCACCATTTGTCactgttattaatattttaataaattttaagtgatcaattattcattttaaaaaataaaaataccttTACCAAACATAATTAGGGACAGATTTGTACAGGAAATTAAAGTATTTACTAATCTAGATTTTGTGTattgttaattaaaattaatttttttttacttataaatgtatcaatttaataaaaaataaaaacataatttaataaaataatattttttaagtggAAATGGAAACTGTGTGATGGTCAACGGTGAAGAGAATATTGATTAGATGGTGATGTGATGTTAATTGGCCCACCCTTCCTTACCATTGTAACAAATGATTATCGGCTGCCTAACATTTAGATTTAGGTGGTGTTTGGCCATCCTCGTAATCTCGCTCTTAAACTGGATTTCGTATTCCAATTCCCTTCCTAACCAAATTTTCAGAATCACACCACAACTTTCTTAACATCAACAATTCAagaattatttcatttttcacACTTCCAAACATAGtctaaaattacttaattaggtAAAATAGGGTAATTAACAAAAGTGCAAGAAGATTTAAATGTGGAACTAAAAAAGAAGTGCTTTCTAAATCCATCAAACACTTTGGAAAGAGAGAGAGGGAAGATGGGGGCCACACAGCTTCCGCTTTCTCTTGTATCACGTGcctttgcattttaattattttaaataataataaagttagGCATCTACTTAATTAAGGATACATGCTGTTGTTAAAAGCAAAGCCCTATTGTGTTTCTCTTTGCTCTTATGAGCTTTAGATTTGTCGTCTTGTTgggtttattataattttaaataacgtcttaattatatatttaaataaatatactcATCATAAGAAAAgcttagagaaaaaaaattaaaaagaattaacaTATAACCACAATgtgattaattatttttaataataaattacatttaattatataatattttatatttcatttttataaatttataattataattcataaaaaataattaaaattagaattaaacctcttattttttcatttttaggaattatatttgaaattaaatttcataacgATTTTAAGCAATTTTGATAtattatagtttttattttaattttatttaattttataaataaaattataatattattacgtttattttaaaataataatattaatattgatataataataatatcaatattaatatatattctatctcaatattaataatatatttttaatataaaaatatatgtgtaattaatatataaatatatattatattattaatatgtgattcattcatataatataattaaaattataaagtaattaatatatttataattaaaataataaatatatatatagtttatttagataaaataaatttatattattaaaaatttttaataattaattaaattatatgattattttataatattttttataattatttgataattaaaaaaattatataaataatttaatttataaaaatgattagataatattaaatataaaaataattaaaaagaacgTGTgtgtatataaaattaaacttttattaaatttaaaataattatcaaatacttattttatttatatttttatttatttataattttttattatatattatttaataatttataaaagtaaaattaaaatttattaaataaaatttataattttaataatataaattataaaattatattaaaattatttataatatagatatacatataaaatattaattttttaatataactttaatttattatgattattgataaaaaaaataaatttaatttaatacagttaaatttttataatattaattattttttaatttgatataatttttttattgggttcgaaagaaaacaaaaattgcacaactttaaatttgaataaaaactACAGTATATAAGACGACAAAATTTGAAATATCTTCTCCCATATTATCTGACAAATCCCGGACCAAACGACACTACAAGATTGGATTATACATTATAGACGATGCAAAAGGGGAGGCGGGATTCCTCTCACACTCGCACTCCACTGACTCTACGTTCATTTAATTGAAAGGGAGCGTGCTATACACCGTCCAATCAAAAGGAAGCTAGGCAGGTAGTGTTGATAACTTGTCTATAGTGTGATTGAGATAAGACCACGCGCGGGGGGGGGGAGAGTGGGAGATAAATGCAAGGCAAGAGGGGGAAGAgcataggaagaagaagaaggaggaggttTGGCCAAAGTGAATGAAAGGTGTCATGTGACttcataaaattacaaaaactaGAGAACAAAAGTCTTTTTAACTCTTTATGCCATTTTCTCTCTCTTCGCTCCAATAATCACAGCAccaatagagagagagagagagagaggaaccCACTTCATCGTTTCGCTTTCTAGGAAAGCTTATAGAGAAAGCGTGTGCTGGTGTTTGCCTCCAGAGAGAGAGGAGTGAGGgggataaagaagaagaagcaaaagaagagtgATGATGATTATGAGGCAGCAAATAACAACACAAAGGAAAATACACAACAAAGGAAGAAAGATACAAAAATACAgatagagagggagagagagtgtgtgtgtgtgtgtgtgtgtctgTGCGTGGTTAGCTACTGAAGGGTCGTTATTGCATTTCTTGCcacttttttcttatttcttatatttattttggCTTTTGTTTCTTCTTATCACTTATCAGTCTATCTTCTGCTTCTGCTGCTCCTCGCAGCTCTGTCTGCCACAATCCAAAATCTCTCTTATCCTCCTCAGAGAAACTCAGTCATCTCTCCCTCTCGCATACCCAAAGGCCAAAActacctctttttttttttgccatctCAGAAAAGCCAAACTGACAGTTGGGTGTGCTGTGATTATATTTTGTTGTATAAACAGAAACCCACCGCCCAAAACCAGCAGCCAGCAGAACCTTCCAGCAATGGCAGCCATCCCAGAGTCCTACTTAGAGAAATAAAAGGAAGCGAAGCCCACCATCCCCAACAAACAAGATCTCTCTTTCACTCTCTCTTCTGATACAATttcagagtttttttttttgacccCACCTCTTCACTTACATAACACCTACATACATATGCATCCATAGATGtaccactctctctctctctctctttctctctctcttatcTATTTACTGTCATAGAAACACAGCGTAGTGTTggaattttagaaattatataaCAAATATTTGAATGTATATATAAAGATTGTGTCTTTCTTAAATAATATCAAGAAAAATTCTTCAGTTGTGGCTACTACAAGGAGTAGGCAGCTCCTATCCGATTCTGGAGCCTTTGCAGACTGGGCTACGTCCTCTTCTTCCTCAGCCATCCGTGCCGCTGGCCCGGACGACCTTTCCCTCGGCTTTAATGCCGGCCCTACGGCCGCTGCCGCCGCAGCAGCTGCAGCTGCACCTGGGGGAGGACCCACCGGCCCATCTTGGCCTAGCTCAGCCAGACAAATCAACTATGGGATCACTCCCGAAATGGGCATGTTTGTTGTTGCTCCTGCTGCTTCCTTTAATCACCACCATCACCACCACCAGCATCAGCACCTGCATCAGCATGAATCGTCCATTAATCTTTCTGATCCAATCAATGGCCCGAATGCTGCTACCACTGCGCTTGGTGTCGGTATGGGTGTAGGAGTTATCCCACTTCTCACTGCCGCTCCGTGTCTGTCGCCGCAAAACATGGATGATCAAGATTTGTTGAATAATGGGCGCAACAAGATCAGTGGAATCCAGTTCTGGCAAAACCAGACTTCTAATCACCATAGCCAATACAATTTAAAGAAAACTTCGGCTTCGATTCTTGACCACAATAATTCTTCAGGGAATCTGCTTCAAAGCGGTAACAATACAAGCTCTGCTGGTGGTATTGGCGGTAATTCCGCTTCATCTGGCACAACAACTTGTCAAGATTGTGGAAACCAAGCCAAGAAAGATTGCAGCCATAGGAGGTGCAGGACGTGCTGCAAGAGTCGTGGTTATGATTGCACTACTCACGTCAAGAGCACCTGGGTGCCGGCGGCTAGGAGGAGAGAGCGTCAGCTAATGGCAGCTGCAGCAGGAGGTGGTGCTGGTTCTTCTGGGTCTACTTCCGGTGTCAAGAAACCTAGGCTCATAAACTCACAAACCACCACTACTTCTCATACTTCCACTTCTAACACTACTCCCCCAAGAAGCTTCGATACGAGCTCCAGCCACCAAGGTTTGAATTTCCTACTTTATACCTAGTTTATTTGCTGTCAAATTGGAAAAAAAGCTTTAGGGTTGTTAAAGGGGTGAAATTTTGAGTAGGGTTTGTAAAATTCTATGTGCAGATGCAAGTTTTAAAGATGCATTGCCGGGGAAAGTACGTGCACCGGCGGTTTTCAAGTGTGTTAGAGTGACGGCAGTGGACGGTGGTGAAGATGAGTATGCTTATCAGGCTGTGGTAAAGATAGGTGGCCATGTGTTTAAAGGGTTTCTTTATGACCAAGGAGTTGAAGGAAGAGATGGGTTCCCTAATATATCCGAATTGCATTTGGGTGGTGGGAGCAgtagtggtggtggaggtgacGGAGGAGGGAGGAACGGAGCCTCGTCTTCCCCGATTATCGATCCGACAGATGTTTATGGTGCATCCGGCGGAGGGTTGTTGGGAGGTTCAAGCTATGGTAATCCAATAAATTGAGGTTTACTTTCAAGGTTTATGTATTgacattattttattataattttcctTATGTCCACTAATTACTATTAATAGGGTGTTGGTAAGTTGCTCTTCTAGATTCCTGTCTTGTTGACATGTCTTTGAAATTCTCAGCCTCTTGCCTTTGTTTTCTTGTTCTTCGTGCCAATTTTCCTTCTGTAATTGCACTGAGAGGAGGATCACCAAATGCCAAAGGAGCTGCATCTTCTCACTATTAGAGTAATTTCTGTACCAAATTTTAGAAAAGATATAtaataaaagggaaaaaaaacctGTTTTTCTTGATAATATAAGTTCTTAAGCTCTTGTGATGATAAAAATCAGTCTGCTTTCTTGATGTTGTAgccttccttttcttttgttcCTTGGTTCTTTTTGTTCATCAGAATTTTGTTCGACAAAGGTGTGATCTACAGTATAAAGTGTTATCCATCATCAAAAGACATTTTGGCATAAACCTTAACTTTTATGTGTTGCAATTTTGTCTTGCCCTTATTCACTGTTGCACTCATGGCTTCTCTTACATTGtggtatattattattgtaaaatcTCCCTTTTTATACTGtatttttctcttctttattCGCCTTGTTCCATTATTCCAATCATATACATATGCAATCATGGTTTGCAGGATAACACTGTGTTGcagtattttataattttgtgtTGGACTGGTTGAGTTAGATTTGTTCTCCATAAGCTAGAAGTAAATGAGGAATCCATTATTGAGCTGCTTTAGACTTTCGCATGACAAGTAGTTGCAATGTCTCCATCATTTGTTGCCTAACAAGAAAGAGCATTATGTAGATGTCTTTTTCAACCCACTtcacttctctcttcttttgtaATATCTCCAACCTTGCAAGTGCATGCATTCATCAAAACACATGGTGTACTTACTTCTGCTTGCTATCCTTGTATTTGAAATGCTTCCCAGTCAAATAGATTTATAAATATTGATTTATAGTTAATTCTGCATCTTTATTGCCCCACATGTTGATTCATCATGCATTGTTTTTTGATGAATCAAACTCCTTTGTGGCTCTACTTAATACTTGTTTCTGTTTCCTATGCTGTGTGTATGCAATGTATGGAATATTTAAGCAAGACTATTATATTCCTAAATGGGTTTTTTCTCATTCTTCTCAATCTTCTAGTTAACTTCTTTTATGGCTATTGTAATGATCATTGTTTCAGCCATCTGTTTGGCTTGTATATACTCTATTCTTTGAGATGCTTCACATGTTTGTGACTTATCCTTTTggctatatatttatatatatatgttttgtgtATAAATGTTGACTAATGTGGATGATTAAAGTGGTGCTTGTATTTAATGCTGGTTTGGCTTTTTCTTTCCGTCCACTGACATGTTGTCTCCCATTGGATCTCTTCATTTAGTTTATAAATGGGTAGATTTTGTCATGTGGATCATCAtcattttttctttccatgTTGCTTGTATATGATGTTATTGTTTGATGTGCTGCATACCACATTTGTAAACTCTATGCTCGAGTAATAGAATAAAGACAAACCCATTGGAGCTTGTTGCCTCtttatttctcttttcttttttctttcttctctttgcTTTCTGCCTTCTTTATTTCTTATTAGAACTTTATTAGATGCCTTGTATATATTGCAGATGACAACAGTAATACTGCCTGTGTGCGTACCAGGCAGCAGCACATGATTCTGTATTCTTGTTATTTGGCTGGCAGATTGATGTGTGCAGTGAGGGAGATTAATTTTAACGTTAACTTGTTTTTTCTTTCTTGGCTGTTCACTAAtctgattatttattttatcacttttgcagctttttcttttccattatGTTAAGTTCCATGTCAAAGGAAATGGAGCTTATTCTACTATTTATAGGATGTCGAGTTATCTGTAGTTATTTTAACAATTATTACAAGGTTGTCTTGTTAGATTTCATTATAGTGTCCCCTCGGGAGTAAACCGATATTCGCATTTGGGTAGAAAACTGACACTACAAAAACCAAGTTATTTTTGAATAGTAATAAATACTTACAATCCCTGTTTGTTTCCTTTACTAATACAAAATCTTTGATATGAAAAACCTAACTTTgagatattttcttttcttgatctATACTGCCCTTGTTTGTTTGTAAAGCTCATCTAGTCCCTTGGGGATTTCCTATGTGCATAGCATATTGGTAGCATGAAATGCAGATCTCTATTGGGTTTAATGTGAGTAGATTATTGAACATGTttgatttcttattttttattttgttgtttATACATGGAAGCTGCAATGAATTTTCTGTTTTATTTCAGTTTGCAGATATTTTATGCATAGGAAAAATAATTTGATGAAATAGCATGGCATGTTTGCTGATATATTCGGTCAGTTGCTGCATCTTTTGTCCTGTGATGTATTGATTAGGTGGTAAGATCATGATCAATCATCTATGCAAGTGATGTTTTTGTTCTAAATTATTATCTGGTCTCTGAACCCGTATTTGGAatgtttttgtttttatgttaattagtTATGTGCATAGTTGATCATCTGTAAAGGCCCTGAATGAAGAAACAAATTCTTTTTATTGGCTGCTGGTGTCTGTTAAATGGCTGTTCTACAAATCAAATGAAAGCAATAGAGTTTGTGTTAGAAATCTGAAAGATTTCAAGAGCATAGATTCGTGATCACCCATGATTCAGTCATCCCGATTTAATGATTGATTCTGATTCAGACACGGGAATCTACTGTGGCCATGAATGCTCTCCCTTCCCTCGAGAAACTTTATATATGAAGTGGTATTGCACCCTCCTTCATGGGTTGTGTTTGGAACAagaacagaaaagaaaagaaagaaaatgaatggaGCATTGGAAGGACGATGTAATGGTAATAATTACCCAACAAAAAACGAAAATTATATAGTTCGGAAAGATTCTTTGGTGGTTTCAAGTGCCGAGAAATTTCAAGGAAAcagaatttttttctttttaaaatatcaagaaTCGCTATAGTACTGGGCATGCAAATTGACGCCAGTAAAAAGGTATCTTTGGGTGGTCTGGTACAGCTGCAGTGGCAGTTGTTCAAGAGCACTGACCTTTGacgctgctgctgctgctgctgctgctgctgcctgCGAAAGCAACGCAAGTCCAAACTGACGCTTTCCTGAAATGCATGGGTTTGGAAATTGCTCTGCAATGCAATTTGTGGAAAATCATTGCCCCGAAATGAGCATCTCTCAATGTGATTGGGTTTATCTGTGATGGACACATTTTAACCAGCGCTCCTATTTCTTAGACCTGGTTTGGAGAAAATGGAACACAGAAtgggaaaataaataaaatatttttatttcctagTTTTGAAAgacaaataaagaagaaaataatttttcatgattttatttttttatgggaTTACTTCTTCTTAGGGCAAAACACCCACATAATTAAGAGGGCTGTAAGAGCTACCCACGCTCAAAATCTTGACTAAATGAATCaaaatttcactttttttttttcttttaaaaatttaagtatttctaAAAGCTATCTACTTATGTTTGGATGTGTTTGTGGCATTGAGATGATGGGTGCAATTGCATTTGCATGGAATGTAGTAAGAGAGGGAGAGCATGTGGATGGGGTTAGGGTTAGGGTTCGGACAGACAAACAATTATTTATGGTCCAGctataatgaaaataatatagGATGATTTTTCATTTACATAAATGATTTTGTCAACTAACAGAGTGAGATTCCCAACCCCACCTCCACATGCCCTTCCTTCCCCTGCAATTTTGCCCTTTTCTATAATAATGTCCCTTTCCCAAACCTTCCTCTTGGTTTGTATTACCCATTTTCATATTCAAACTATTCTTTTTTCTATATATTGTAATCAAAAtcactttttaataaaatttttaaaattatagatgccacactttttttattttaacttaaaattctaatgatttttgaattttttctaATAAGATTTTACAACTCTTAAATACCTCCAATACCAATAAACTATcataaattaaagttaaattttattattatcggattaaaagtttattatttattattaatttcataatattGAATAAggggaatttaattttttatttaaaaaatttatcaattagcTCTAAGGAGAATTTTTGGTGCAAAGCACAAGGAGGcatatttgaaaataataataatatatacatacatagaataatgcaaaagTTCC
The Manihot esculenta cultivar AM560-2 chromosome 1, M.esculenta_v8, whole genome shotgun sequence genome window above contains:
- the LOC110630752 gene encoding protein LATERAL ROOT PRIMORDIUM 1; the protein is MGMFVVAPAASFNHHHHHHQHQHLHQHESSINLSDPINGPNAATTALGVGMGVGVIPLLTAAPCLSPQNMDDQDLLNNGRNKISGIQFWQNQTSNHHSQYNLKKTSASILDHNNSSGNLLQSGNNTSSAGGIGGNSASSGTTTCQDCGNQAKKDCSHRRCRTCCKSRGYDCTTHVKSTWVPAARRRERQLMAAAAGGGAGSSGSTSGVKKPRLINSQTTTTSHTSTSNTTPPRSFDTSSSHQDASFKDALPGKVRAPAVFKCVRVTAVDGGEDEYAYQAVVKIGGHVFKGFLYDQGVEGRDGFPNISELHLGGGSSSGGGGDGGGRNGASSSPIIDPTDVYGASGGGLLGGSSYGNPIN